The following coding sequences are from one Leptospira ellinghausenii window:
- the frr gene encoding ribosome recycling factor yields the protein MVDEIIKSMQSKMDKTVDALKKDFGTIRTGKASPMMVEDVRVDYYGTLTPLNQLGKIACPEPRVILITPFEKGMLKDIEKAIFAASLGLTPNNDGSSIRINIPELTGERRKELAKVVKQKAEEKKVAIRNIRRDANDELKKHQSEMSQDELKGHQDKIQKITDSYIAKLGDLEKEKEKEITTL from the coding sequence ATGGTAGATGAAATTATAAAATCCATGCAGTCCAAAATGGACAAAACAGTTGACGCATTAAAAAAAGACTTTGGAACCATTCGTACAGGAAAAGCAAGTCCGATGATGGTGGAAGATGTAAGAGTGGACTACTACGGAACCCTCACTCCGCTCAACCAACTTGGAAAAATTGCCTGCCCTGAGCCACGTGTCATTCTCATCACTCCTTTTGAAAAAGGAATGTTAAAAGACATTGAAAAAGCAATTTTTGCGGCAAGTCTTGGACTCACTCCCAATAACGACGGTTCTAGCATTCGGATCAATATCCCTGAACTCACAGGGGAAAGACGTAAAGAACTTGCGAAAGTGGTGAAACAAAAAGCGGAAGAAAAAAAAGTTGCGATTCGTAACATCCGCCGTGATGCCAATGATGAATTAAAAAAACACCAATCTGAAATGTCCCAAGATGAACTCAAAGGCCACCAAGATAAAATCCAAAAAATTACGGATTCTTATATTGCAAAATTGGGAGATTTAGAAAAGGAAAAAGAAAAAGAGATCACTACTCTTTAA
- the pyrH gene encoding UMP kinase, whose amino-acid sequence MGTSPRFKRILIKISGEALAGEGELGIDTNKTFSLAGQIKEVHDLGLEVAVVVGGGNMIRGETLAKSGMDRATADYMGMLGTIMNGLALQDACEKQGMFTRVLSAIEMKSVAEPYIRRRAVRHLEKNRVIIFAGGTGNPYFTTDTTASLRAVEVGCEVILKATKVDGVYTADPKKDANAQRYLQVSFMESIKHRLKVMDSTALSLCMDNNMPIIVFDIFKAGNLRKLIDGEPIGTLISNSEEVILDGR is encoded by the coding sequence GTGGGAACTAGTCCGCGTTTCAAACGCATCCTTATTAAAATCTCCGGCGAGGCTCTCGCCGGTGAGGGTGAACTTGGTATTGATACCAATAAAACTTTCTCACTTGCCGGACAAATCAAAGAAGTTCATGACTTAGGTCTAGAAGTGGCTGTGGTAGTTGGCGGCGGGAATATGATCCGCGGCGAAACCTTAGCAAAGTCTGGAATGGACCGTGCCACTGCTGATTATATGGGTATGCTTGGTACCATCATGAATGGACTCGCCTTACAAGATGCATGCGAAAAACAAGGGATGTTTACCCGAGTACTTTCCGCCATCGAAATGAAATCCGTTGCAGAACCTTATATTCGTAGACGTGCCGTCCGCCATTTAGAAAAAAATCGTGTGATTATTTTTGCTGGTGGAACAGGGAATCCTTATTTCACGACAGATACAACTGCGTCCTTACGAGCTGTGGAAGTAGGCTGCGAAGTGATTCTTAAAGCAACCAAAGTGGACGGTGTGTACACGGCGGATCCAAAAAAAGATGCAAACGCACAAAGGTATTTACAAGTTTCCTTTATGGAGTCCATCAAGCACCGATTAAAGGTTATGGATTCAACAGCACTTAGTCTATGTATGGATAATAATATGCCAATCATAGTGTTTGATATTTTTAAAGCTGGTAATTTGAGAAAATTAATCGATGGGGAACCAATTGGTACGTTGATTTCCAATTCAGAGGAAGTGATTCTAGATGGTAGATGA
- the tsf gene encoding translation elongation factor Ts, which produces MAVSSEQIKDLRERTGAGMMDCKKALEEKGGDIEKAVTYLREKGLAKAAKRAGRETGEGKIIAYVHGTGKTGVLVELNCETDFVANNEAFEALGKEIALQITAMNPLYVNEESIPKSEIENEMNVQKALLEKEGKKADQIEKILPGKMKKFYEEICLIHQKSIRDNSKTINDLLQEAIAKFGENITVGRFSRFQVGGN; this is translated from the coding sequence ATGGCAGTTAGCTCCGAACAAATCAAAGACCTCCGCGAACGTACAGGCGCGGGCATGATGGACTGCAAAAAAGCCCTCGAAGAAAAGGGTGGCGATATTGAAAAAGCAGTCACTTATTTAAGAGAAAAAGGTTTAGCGAAAGCGGCAAAACGTGCTGGTCGCGAAACTGGAGAAGGTAAAATCATCGCTTATGTTCACGGAACAGGTAAAACAGGAGTTCTCGTGGAACTCAACTGTGAAACTGACTTCGTGGCAAACAACGAAGCGTTTGAAGCTCTTGGAAAAGAGATCGCGTTACAAATCACTGCGATGAATCCTTTGTATGTAAACGAAGAATCCATTCCTAAGTCTGAAATTGAGAACGAAATGAACGTACAAAAAGCTCTTCTTGAAAAAGAAGGGAAAAAAGCGGATCAAATCGAAAAAATCCTTCCTGGTAAAATGAAAAAGTTCTACGAAGAGATTTGTCTCATCCACCAAAAATCAATTCGTGACAACTCCAAAACCATCAATGACCTTCTCCAAGAAGCCATTGCAAAATTTGGAGAGAACATTACTGTTGGTAGGTTCTCGAGGTTCCAAGTAGGTGGGAACTAG
- the rpsB gene encoding 30S ribosomal protein S2, which yields MSVISMKSLLEAGVHFGHQTRRWNPKMSPYVYTARNGIHIIDLQKTVQKTKEAYDALKKLTGQGKKVLFVGTKKQARGAIERAAQACSMYYVSNRWLGGLLTNWNTVKKSIARLKRLEQMEENNSFEQEARTKKEALSLKRELEKLRQTLGGIKDMAVVPEILFVIDPKKEEIAVKEAKKLGLKVFAVIDTNCDPEPIDYPIPGNDDAIRAISLFLDTMANAVLEGTGGEVIQTNFAEDMDAEQLALEYQGEYDESGKFIMDDELPPVAKDIPVDAEAAKKAAEVAAATTEAKPEAEGKE from the coding sequence ATGTCAGTAATTTCCATGAAAAGTCTGCTAGAAGCAGGCGTACACTTCGGTCACCAAACACGTCGTTGGAACCCAAAAATGAGTCCTTATGTTTATACGGCTCGTAACGGGATCCACATCATCGACCTTCAAAAGACAGTTCAAAAAACAAAAGAAGCTTATGATGCTTTGAAAAAGTTAACTGGCCAAGGTAAAAAAGTTCTCTTTGTAGGAACAAAAAAACAAGCTCGTGGTGCCATCGAAAGAGCAGCACAAGCGTGCAGTATGTACTATGTATCTAATCGTTGGTTAGGTGGACTGCTCACAAACTGGAACACAGTAAAGAAGTCGATTGCTCGTTTGAAACGACTTGAGCAAATGGAAGAGAACAACTCTTTCGAACAAGAAGCTCGGACAAAAAAAGAAGCATTATCCCTCAAACGTGAATTAGAAAAACTCCGCCAAACACTGGGTGGGATTAAGGATATGGCAGTTGTGCCTGAAATCCTTTTTGTAATTGATCCTAAAAAAGAAGAAATCGCTGTGAAAGAAGCAAAAAAACTTGGTTTAAAAGTGTTTGCTGTGATTGATACAAACTGTGATCCAGAGCCAATCGATTACCCAATTCCCGGTAACGATGATGCGATCCGTGCGATTTCCTTATTCCTTGATACAATGGCAAATGCAGTTCTCGAAGGAACAGGTGGAGAAGTCATCCAAACAAATTTTGCTGAAGATATGGACGCAGAACAACTTGCTCTTGAATACCAAGGTGAGTATGATGAGTCTGGAAAATTCATTATGGACGATGAACTTCCTCCAGTAGCAAAAGACATTCCTGTTGATGCAGAAGCAGCAAAAAAAGCAGCAGAAGTAGCTGCAGCAACAACTGAAGCAAAACCAGAAGCAGAAGGAAAAGAGTAA
- a CDS encoding SDR family NAD(P)-dependent oxidoreductase, which produces MKLCIIGASSGIGKAIASLCIKEGHEVYGTYFQHSETDMSFAGYRKLNVLEEKLDLDFLPETLDGLVYCPGSVVLKPFVKVSADEFISDYQLQVIGMTKVIQAVLPRLKTSTQASIVVFSTVAVQSGFPFHSIVSASKGAIEGLTKALAAEFSPNIRVNCIAPSITETPLVGNLLNTIEKKEMSAKRHPLKKIGKPEDIANLVKFLLTEESSWMTGQVLPLDGGISTLRVSS; this is translated from the coding sequence ATGAAACTTTGTATCATTGGAGCCTCTTCAGGAATTGGAAAAGCAATCGCATCTCTTTGTATCAAAGAAGGTCACGAGGTTTATGGTACCTATTTCCAACACTCAGAAACCGACATGAGTTTTGCGGGATATCGAAAGTTAAATGTTTTAGAAGAGAAGTTGGATTTGGATTTTTTACCAGAAACGTTGGATGGACTGGTGTATTGTCCAGGGAGTGTGGTATTAAAACCGTTTGTAAAGGTGAGTGCAGACGAATTTATCTCGGATTATCAATTGCAGGTGATCGGTATGACAAAAGTAATCCAGGCGGTCCTACCTCGACTCAAAACTTCTACGCAAGCATCTATCGTTGTTTTTTCAACAGTTGCTGTTCAGTCTGGATTTCCTTTTCATTCTATCGTTTCTGCTTCCAAAGGTGCAATAGAGGGTTTAACTAAAGCTCTTGCTGCTGAGTTTTCACCAAACATTCGTGTCAATTGTATTGCACCGTCTATCACAGAAACTCCGTTAGTTGGTAATTTGTTGAATACAATCGAAAAAAAGGAAATGAGCGCAAAACGTCATCCCTTGAAAAAAATAGGGAAACCAGAAGACATCGCTAATTTGGTAAAGTTTTTACTGACTGAAGAATCAAGTTGGATGACAGGGCAGGTGCTCCCCCTTGATGGCGGGATTTCAACTCTTAGAGTTTCCAGTTAG
- a CDS encoding class I SAM-dependent methyltransferase, giving the protein MKEPKEHYENHLGIFYSWMLGDLEPKIQAFQEYLIQKKLTPLNKEVSIDLGAGNGLQSIALARLGYEVIAIDFNLQLLKELEETRKKENLPIQTINADILTVSQWKNQNPSFLLCCGDTLTHLSSKNQIQEFLKLCYETLAPNGNLLLSFRDYSNPLQGDSRFIPVKADDNRILTCILEDEGEKLRVTDQLYEKLNGSWYMKISSYYKTKLSTDECLTLLQDIGFQIVWEDIYQRMTTILVKK; this is encoded by the coding sequence ATGAAAGAACCAAAAGAACACTACGAAAATCATTTAGGAATTTTTTATTCATGGATGCTCGGAGACCTCGAACCAAAAATCCAAGCTTTCCAAGAATACTTAATACAAAAAAAATTAACACCGCTGAACAAGGAAGTTTCCATCGACTTGGGTGCAGGGAATGGATTACAATCGATCGCATTGGCTCGGTTAGGATATGAAGTCATCGCCATCGATTTTAATTTGCAGTTATTAAAAGAATTAGAAGAGACGAGAAAAAAGGAAAACCTTCCCATCCAAACCATCAATGCTGACATTTTGACTGTTTCTCAATGGAAAAACCAAAACCCCAGTTTTCTTTTGTGTTGTGGAGACACGTTAACACATCTTTCCTCCAAAAACCAAATCCAAGAATTTTTAAAACTCTGTTATGAAACCTTAGCTCCGAATGGAAATTTACTCCTCTCCTTTCGCGATTATTCCAATCCTTTACAAGGCGATTCACGTTTTATCCCTGTCAAAGCAGATGATAACCGCATACTCACTTGTATCTTAGAAGATGAAGGAGAAAAACTTCGAGTCACCGACCAACTGTATGAAAAATTAAATGGATCTTGGTATATGAAAATCAGCTCTTACTACAAAACAAAACTCTCAACAGATGAATGTCTTACTCTCTTACAAGACATTGGATTCCAAATTGTATGGGAAGACATCTACCAAAGGATGACGACCATTTTGGTAAAAAAATAA
- a CDS encoding PAS domain S-box protein produces the protein MKENEDITLEEAKEKIAYLENLLKEKDQTTYKTFFDQDEDAVVVFDLESQLFIDCNAKLTDILGFTKNDLLSLSVIDISPKFQPNGQPSPILAELYIEEGFKKGNVKFDWVHLNRDGEEVYCEVKLYNYISEDGKRIARGVIQKKDQLIELQKKLGEKEKLLTKVTKTLPAIIYIQNLTTDEFLYLNNSIEIFLGFEVEPILNYEYLIQNILHPDDLHLIEAHSKKMLEEKNTDIYVLDFRVFDNNGNIHWFRVWETNFSFNKDGIPTEVLGVAQDITSTKKIELQLKKQNELGEEIRRISKSGVWEWTIESNQMFWTPDLYYLLNVNPNHFSPTIHSLIEFFAIDSQETLNQALTKARIEHSPFDLELEIKGNPNIWAKVQGKFILSETNGPIIIGSIENIDETRKKRIALLENEARFHKVANQTGLIIYDYDITEDKITWDGAIKSVLGYEIEEFNHLDLNGWLNLIHPDDRMFTKELLADAIGTKSPYHAFYRLRSKDNTYIPIEDRGTFIGTDLTKSTRQVGVLENVSAKFEFESKLESKEERFRNFYNFASEAIIITEGDMIVDANLAFKKLFGYDSFQKVSIRDIISDPLWDGLEKKEKSFSLEGIKKDGTLIPIQVNKKEIEESKCILSFIDLTLINEAESIKKALREIQEKNNLIITQKLELEKTLEELKITQSQLILNEKMASLGQLIAGIAHEINNPMGAIQASSQLILENIKNQMINQEKIIQLLSSKPKEKREIYFTWMVDSFLKRNHLHGSEARKRKKLIREKLESLGCKDADFVAEEIVDLGVQNCLYMIEHLCHEEDFLDFFNYGMDYIHTTQNLNSILESIQRVSKILYALKNFSHFDKQGEKIETDLISNIETVLILYNSQIKTGIEVIRNYPDSPLWIRCFPDDLIQVWTNLIFNAIQAMSYKGTLTITIKKESEKQDGTRWISVLIEDTGCGIKDEIIGRIFEPFFTTKELGEGSGLGLDIVRRVIFKHNGHVSVDSIPGKTTFKVSLPL, from the coding sequence ATGAAAGAAAACGAAGACATCACTTTAGAGGAGGCAAAAGAAAAAATTGCCTACTTAGAAAATCTTCTAAAAGAAAAAGACCAAACCACCTATAAAACTTTTTTTGACCAAGATGAAGATGCCGTTGTTGTATTTGATTTGGAGAGTCAATTATTCATCGACTGTAATGCTAAGTTAACAGACATATTGGGTTTTACTAAGAATGATTTATTAAGTTTATCTGTTATAGACATTAGCCCCAAGTTCCAACCAAACGGACAACCTTCTCCAATATTAGCAGAATTATATATAGAAGAAGGATTTAAAAAAGGAAATGTAAAATTTGATTGGGTACACTTAAATCGCGATGGTGAAGAAGTTTACTGCGAAGTCAAACTCTACAATTACATTTCAGAAGATGGGAAACGGATTGCGCGAGGAGTCATCCAAAAAAAGGACCAACTCATCGAACTTCAAAAAAAGTTAGGAGAAAAAGAAAAATTACTCACCAAAGTTACCAAAACTCTTCCTGCTATCATTTACATCCAAAACCTGACAACGGATGAATTTTTATACTTAAACAATAGCATAGAAATTTTTTTAGGATTTGAAGTTGAGCCTATCCTCAACTATGAATACCTAATTCAAAATATTTTACATCCTGACGATCTTCACCTCATAGAAGCGCATTCAAAAAAAATGTTAGAAGAGAAAAACACTGACATTTACGTATTAGACTTCCGTGTTTTCGACAACAATGGGAACATCCATTGGTTTCGAGTTTGGGAAACCAATTTTTCTTTTAATAAAGATGGAATTCCTACGGAAGTATTGGGTGTTGCCCAGGACATCACTTCAACCAAAAAGATTGAATTACAACTAAAAAAACAAAACGAATTAGGTGAAGAGATTCGAAGGATTTCAAAATCTGGTGTTTGGGAATGGACAATTGAGTCAAATCAAATGTTTTGGACACCTGACTTGTATTACTTACTAAACGTTAATCCAAATCATTTTTCGCCCACCATACATTCATTAATCGAGTTTTTTGCAATTGATAGCCAAGAAACTTTAAACCAAGCATTAACGAAAGCAAGGATCGAACATTCTCCCTTTGATTTAGAATTAGAAATCAAAGGGAATCCCAATATATGGGCCAAAGTACAAGGAAAATTCATTTTATCCGAAACAAATGGCCCCATCATTATTGGAAGTATTGAAAATATTGACGAAACTAGAAAAAAAAGAATCGCTCTGTTAGAAAATGAAGCAAGGTTTCATAAAGTTGCCAATCAAACAGGACTCATCATTTATGATTATGATATCACTGAAGATAAAATTACCTGGGATGGAGCGATCAAATCTGTTCTTGGATACGAAATCGAAGAATTCAATCATTTGGATCTTAATGGATGGCTAAATCTAATCCATCCTGACGACAGGATGTTCACCAAAGAATTATTAGCTGATGCAATTGGTACAAAAAGCCCTTACCATGCTTTCTATCGTCTGAGGAGCAAAGATAATACTTACATACCAATAGAGGATAGAGGTACATTCATCGGAACTGATCTCACGAAATCAACAAGACAGGTAGGTGTTTTGGAAAATGTGTCTGCAAAATTCGAATTTGAATCAAAATTAGAAAGTAAAGAAGAAAGATTCCGCAATTTTTATAACTTTGCAAGCGAAGCAATTATTATTACGGAAGGAGATATGATAGTAGATGCAAATCTTGCATTTAAAAAATTGTTTGGATATGATTCATTTCAAAAAGTTTCCATTCGCGATATTATTTCAGATCCTCTTTGGGATGGATTGGAAAAAAAAGAAAAAAGTTTTTCATTAGAAGGCATCAAAAAGGACGGAACCTTAATCCCAATCCAAGTGAATAAAAAAGAAATAGAAGAAAGCAAATGTATTTTGTCTTTTATCGACCTAACATTGATCAATGAAGCAGAATCAATCAAAAAAGCACTTAGAGAAATCCAAGAAAAAAATAATCTGATTATCACCCAAAAACTTGAATTAGAAAAAACATTAGAAGAGCTAAAAATTACACAATCGCAATTGATCTTAAATGAAAAAATGGCATCACTTGGCCAACTCATTGCTGGAATCGCACACGAAATCAACAATCCAATGGGCGCCATACAAGCATCCAGCCAACTGATTTTAGAAAACATTAAAAACCAGATGATCAACCAAGAAAAAATCATTCAATTGTTATCATCCAAACCAAAAGAAAAACGAGAAATATATTTTACTTGGATGGTTGATTCTTTTTTAAAAAGAAACCATTTACATGGGTCAGAAGCAAGAAAACGTAAAAAGTTGATCCGAGAAAAACTGGAATCATTGGGTTGTAAAGATGCTGATTTTGTAGCAGAGGAAATTGTCGATTTAGGTGTTCAAAATTGTTTATACATGATTGAACACTTATGCCATGAGGAAGATTTTTTAGATTTTTTTAATTATGGGATGGATTACATTCATACAACACAAAATCTAAATTCAATTCTTGAATCAATCCAACGAGTTTCAAAAATCCTTTATGCTCTCAAAAACTTTTCACATTTTGATAAACAAGGAGAAAAAATTGAAACAGACTTAATTTCAAACATTGAAACTGTTTTAATCCTTTATAATAGCCAAATTAAAACGGGTATCGAAGTGATTCGCAACTACCCCGATTCTCCTCTATGGATACGTTGTTTTCCCGATGATTTAATCCAAGTTTGGACAAATTTAATCTTCAATGCCATCCAAGCAATGTCATACAAAGGCACTCTTACCATTACAATCAAAAAGGAATCAGAAAAACAAGATGGAACCAGATGGATCAGTGTACTGATTGAAGATACAGGTTGTGGGATCAAAGACGAGATAATAGGTAGGATATTCGAACCATTCTTCACCACAAAAGAGTTAGGTGAGGGAAGCGGGTTGGGCTTAGACATTGTAAGACGAGTGATCTTCAAGCACAATGGTCATGTTTCGGTCGATTCCATACCTGGCAAAACAACATTTAAAGTTTCCCTCCCACTTTAA
- a CDS encoding SDR family NAD(P)-dependent oxidoreductase, translated as MNTYLKYNRLALVTGASSGIGKDFAYELAKNGFSLYLVARDVQKLKWIKTEFETNFGIQVTVFPKDLTKEEDVDDLLKVIDLNDFGLMVLAAGFGSGGKFDSLDIENEASMVDLNCKSVVKISHHFLKKNIKGERKGLILFGSLVGFQGVPWTATYAATKAFIQSFAEGLYWEYKKSGVDVISVAPGPVQSGFGDRAGMFMGNAQSPEGIAKIVLKKLGKTVTVRPGFLSKFLGYSLLSLPRNLRTFLMKQIMGKMVFGNK; from the coding sequence ATGAATACATATCTAAAATACAATCGTTTAGCATTGGTTACAGGAGCAAGCAGCGGAATCGGAAAAGATTTTGCTTATGAATTAGCTAAAAATGGATTTTCTCTCTACTTGGTGGCAAGGGATGTTCAAAAATTAAAATGGATTAAAACGGAATTTGAAACAAACTTCGGAATACAAGTGACTGTTTTTCCAAAGGATTTAACAAAAGAGGAAGATGTTGATGATTTGCTCAAAGTCATTGATTTGAATGATTTTGGATTGATGGTGCTTGCAGCAGGATTTGGATCTGGTGGAAAATTTGATTCATTAGATATTGAAAATGAAGCAAGTATGGTAGATTTGAATTGTAAATCTGTAGTTAAAATATCTCATCACTTTCTAAAAAAGAATATCAAAGGTGAACGGAAAGGTCTTATTCTATTTGGTTCGCTTGTTGGTTTTCAAGGAGTACCCTGGACTGCGACATATGCTGCTACAAAAGCATTTATTCAAAGTTTTGCGGAAGGACTCTATTGGGAATATAAAAAGAGTGGAGTTGATGTGATATCAGTTGCACCAGGACCTGTTCAATCTGGTTTTGGAGACCGAGCTGGTATGTTTATGGGAAATGCACAGTCTCCCGAGGGGATCGCAAAAATTGTTCTAAAAAAATTGGGAAAAACAGTGACTGTTCGACCTGGATTTTTATCAAAATTTTTAGGTTATTCTCTCTTATCTCTGCCAAGGAATCTTAGAACCTTCCTTATGAAACAAATCATGGGAAAAATGGTATTTGGAAATAAATAA
- a CDS encoding DUF2141 domain-containing protein, whose translation MELFIKRFGIFFFFPFFSLFAADLEVEILNRKSNQSIIRCAVYETENGFLADEKHASFKIVGVETNNQKTICHFKGIPDKEYAVSVLEDLNRNGKMDTTFIGLPREPWGVSRNPPMHPFGPPTFDEAVVNVKSKLLIQIKMNHKD comes from the coding sequence ATGGAGTTGTTCATCAAAAGATTTGGGATATTTTTCTTTTTCCCTTTTTTTTCATTATTCGCAGCTGATCTGGAAGTGGAGATACTCAATCGTAAATCCAATCAGTCAATCATTCGCTGTGCTGTGTATGAAACAGAAAATGGATTCCTTGCAGATGAAAAACATGCAAGTTTTAAAATAGTTGGAGTGGAAACTAACAATCAGAAAACAATCTGTCATTTTAAAGGGATCCCTGATAAAGAGTATGCAGTTTCTGTCTTAGAAGATTTAAATCGAAATGGAAAAATGGACACAACGTTCATTGGTTTGCCAAGAGAACCTTGGGGAGTTTCAAGGAATCCACCTATGCATCCATTTGGACCACCTACATTCGATGAGGCGGTAGTGAATGTGAAATCAAAACTTTTGATCCAAATCAAAATGAACCATAAGGATTGA
- a CDS encoding nuclear transport factor 2 family protein, translated as MKPVLLLATLVLGSVGVFAKTSRISSDKVLETFFNEFGKGNMTGVIGCFHENAVITAVRNESRNDGQLYGSYRGLKGVEDFLSNMGKEFDTKQFQVEHIVGRGNVAYASGSFLHIIKNTGKPFQSDWALKVELKDGKIISYHFYEDSASYLLASQK; from the coding sequence ATGAAACCTGTATTGTTGTTGGCAACATTGGTGTTGGGTAGTGTAGGGGTATTCGCTAAAACAAGTCGAATTTCCAGTGATAAGGTATTGGAAACTTTTTTTAACGAATTTGGGAAAGGGAATATGACAGGAGTTATCGGTTGTTTTCATGAAAACGCTGTCATCACGGCGGTTCGTAATGAAAGTCGAAACGATGGTCAGTTATATGGATCTTACCGAGGATTAAAAGGTGTGGAAGATTTTCTATCTAATATGGGAAAAGAATTTGATACAAAACAATTCCAAGTAGAACACATCGTTGGGAGAGGGAATGTCGCTTATGCTAGTGGATCTTTCCTTCATATCATTAAAAACACGGGTAAACCATTCCAAAGTGATTGGGCACTAAAGGTTGAATTAAAAGATGGAAAAATTATTTCCTATCACTTTTATGAAGACAGTGCTTCCTATCTTTTGGCTTCTCAAAAATAA
- a CDS encoding TetR/AcrR family transcriptional regulator has translation MVQKKNAFKTQGRPRSEDLEPIVLKVTYEMLAKKGYYGFSLDEIVATTGIAKTTIYRRWPNKAKLAMSSVSHLISPFLEFPTNEPFNKALISQMESLSNLFNGKFGKVIATLIGAGQQDQELSESVLKEYLLPRRLAAKGFFENAIKTKQIKSLSDEEIEVCMDILYGTLYFRLLLKHKKPIFSDLKPWLELFLETLKK, from the coding sequence ATGGTTCAGAAAAAAAATGCATTCAAAACCCAAGGAAGACCCAGATCGGAAGATTTGGAACCAATCGTTTTAAAAGTTACCTATGAAATGTTAGCAAAAAAAGGGTATTATGGTTTTTCTTTGGATGAAATTGTCGCTACTACTGGTATTGCAAAAACTACCATATACAGAAGATGGCCTAATAAGGCAAAATTAGCAATGAGTTCCGTATCTCATCTAATCTCACCTTTTTTGGAATTCCCAACAAACGAACCATTTAACAAAGCCCTCATCAGCCAAATGGAATCCCTATCGAATTTATTTAATGGAAAGTTTGGAAAAGTGATCGCAACTTTAATAGGTGCAGGACAACAAGATCAGGAACTTTCTGAGTCCGTCCTAAAAGAATATTTATTGCCAAGAAGATTGGCCGCAAAAGGTTTTTTTGAAAATGCAATCAAAACTAAACAAATCAAATCATTAAGTGACGAAGAAATAGAAGTTTGTATGGACATTCTTTATGGAACTTTGTACTTCCGTCTTTTACTAAAACACAAAAAACCTATCTTTTCTGATCTAAAACCATGGTTAGAGTTATTTTTAGAAACACTCAAGAAATAA
- a CDS encoding SGNH/GDSL hydrolase family protein, giving the protein MIFFFLFLNLSGMIVVMKRFRFISIFSLIVFQSCVVFQATKVPSNNLKGTLMGDVSKSPKIVFLGDSITHGRVSYDYVESIRKNPKLANALVVNEGINSRLTVQILEQLNSVIKLQPDYVFIMIGTNDLKATLSKEEYDQYASLWNLKEPVTEDSFVQNITTIVRRIQNETKAKIIVFSPPILGEDPNSIPFLRSKRFAELTKDVATKQKVMYKPLHETLTKGLLSVQDLKKTPYVKNTWNMYWTILKYYSTTSSWNDLGEANGYYFLTDAIHLNERGGQVVETMVLETLFSQGI; this is encoded by the coding sequence ATGATTTTCTTCTTTTTATTTTTGAATCTTTCCGGTATGATCGTAGTCATGAAACGTTTTCGGTTTATTTCAATATTCTCTTTAATTGTCTTCCAATCATGTGTTGTTTTCCAAGCAACCAAGGTACCTTCTAATAATTTAAAAGGAACATTAATGGGAGATGTTTCTAAATCTCCCAAAATTGTATTTTTAGGTGATAGCATTACTCATGGTCGAGTGAGTTATGACTATGTCGAATCAATCCGAAAAAATCCAAAATTGGCAAATGCATTAGTTGTAAATGAAGGGATCAACAGTCGATTGACGGTGCAAATTCTAGAGCAATTGAATTCTGTAATCAAACTACAACCAGATTATGTTTTTATCATGATTGGAACCAATGACTTAAAAGCCACATTATCAAAAGAAGAATATGATCAGTATGCAAGTTTATGGAATTTAAAAGAACCAGTTACCGAAGATAGTTTTGTTCAGAATATTACTACCATTGTACGACGGATACAAAATGAAACCAAAGCAAAGATCATTGTTTTTTCTCCTCCAATTTTAGGAGAAGATCCAAATTCCATTCCATTTTTAAGATCCAAACGTTTTGCAGAACTTACAAAGGATGTCGCAACAAAACAAAAAGTAATGTATAAACCACTCCATGAAACCTTAACAAAAGGATTGTTATCGGTACAAGATCTCAAGAAAACACCTTATGTCAAAAATACTTGGAACATGTATTGGACAATTTTAAAGTATTATTCCACTACATCATCTTGGAATGATTTAGGTGAGGCTAACGGATATTATTTTCTAACTGACGCAATCCATTTAAATGAACGTGGTGGCCAAGTAGTAGAAACAATGGTTTTAGAAACTTTGTTTTCACAAGGAATATAA